The Apium graveolens cultivar Ventura chromosome 10, ASM990537v1, whole genome shotgun sequence nucleotide sequence GCATCAAGGAGACATAGAAGAGGAAAAAGGAGTGAAAGGAACTTGTGGACTCATAACATAGATCCCCAGCATTTACTTGGATATAGGATGACCATGATGACCAGATACGCCCCGTGAACTTGGCCTTAGGATGGCGAAGGGGTGTTAAGGATGTTCATAGCTCATATCCGGACATGGTCAATCTGAGTCGCTTCACTTGCCCCTGGGAATTACCTATTATGGACCCATATGGGCAGGCCTCCGGGTCTGTGTCCGGGACTCCCCGCATGCGGTCTCAATCTAGTTAAGTTGCGGGGGTTCCGGTTCCAAAGGTAAGGCCTCTTCGGGTAGCCCCAGATATAAAGCGGCCCTTTATGGGAAGATCAGGGAGCCGGTTACAGGGAGAAATAGCTCCTCTTCTGAGGCAGGTTCGGATGAGGAAGAGGATGAGCAGGGAGCGGGGAATGGTGAAGAGGAGGACTCTTCTAAGGAGTGACTGTTATGGCCTTGCATGGCTATTTTTTtgactttatttatttaaattttattctTGTAAACTATTAGTCCTTCGGGACTTAACTTATGATCCTTCGGGATCTTTTTCTGTGCCTTTTGTTTGATTTTGATTCATACTTGCCTTTTATTTTCGGTatttggtccttcgggacttgcattctttagatgctcgtacttaaataaattggtagacaagatgatagaaataaatttgcataaatagataatatcTTTAAAAAATGGGTTCAGCCCTTATATAAGATGAGTTCGTCGACCTTATTCATAACTTAATACTAAGTACTAGGGAAATATCACAAACATCataaacataataaaccttcaggtttgaaGTGTTCCAAGTACGGGGCACTTCATCATCGTGTAGGGTCTCCAACTTGTAGGATTCTCGTCTAATATCTTCCTGACCTTATAAGGCCCTTATCGGTTGGGGACTAGCTTTCTTCTCTCCCTGACTCCTAATGCCCCAATCTTTCTTAAAACCAAGTCTCCTTGCTGAAAGAAGCTTTCCTTAACCCTTCTATTATAATGGAGAGAGGCTCTTCGTTGATGATCTGCATTGCGGGCATTAGCCTCATCTCTGACCTCATTAATCCGATCGAGTGCGAGCCTCATGCCCTATTCATTGATTTATGGTTCATAAGCTTCGACCTTAGATGATCCATTGGTGATATCAAAGGGCACCACAGTCTCAGCTCCGTAAGCCAGCATGAATGGGGTAGCATCAGTAGTCATTTAGCAGGTGGAGCAATATGCCCATAGTATAAGCAGCAACTCATCTTCCCAAGTGTTCCTTGAGCGTTCAACCATTTTATTAAGtccatcaaatatgattctgtTAGCAACCTCTGCCTACCCGTTTTCATGTGGATGTGCAACCGAGGTGAAGTGGAGCTCTATACTGTTATCATCGTAATACTCTCTGAATTCTACATTATCAAATTTTCGCCCATTATCTGTGACAGGGATGCGTGGGATCCCAAATCGGCATATCACATTCTCCCAGAAGAATTGGGCCATTttcttggtggttatcttggccagtgccttagcctcaatccactttgtGAAGTATTCTATGGCTACCACAATGAAATTCCTATTTCCCGATGCTAAAGGAAATGGTCCAAggatatccattccccacattgcAAAATGGATGAGTATACTAATAGATGTAAGCCTCTCTGAGGGCTGTCGTACTATTGGAGTGTGCCTCTGGAACCTGTCACATTTCTTCATATAAGCCTTTGCATCAGTTATCATAGTTGGCCAGTAGAATCCCAAtcgagttatcttgtgagcgagggccCCGCCCACAAGTGTTGTCCAAAAATCCCTTCATGGGCTTCTTTAAGTGCCTCCTCTACTTTAAGAAGTCTCAAGCACTTCAGGTATGGAATAACAAAGGACCTTTTGTACAAGAGGTCTTTAATCAATGAATATCTCAATTCTCTCATCGACAGCTTGCGTTCCTCCTGGGCATCATCGTGGAGCCATCCAGTCTCAAGGTGGATTTGATCTGATCTATCCAATAACTTGCCACACCAACCACAACTATCAGATTTATGATATGTATAGTAGGGGTCTTCAGGACCTGGAAGTAGATACTTCTCAGATAGTTCTCTATTTCAAACGAGGTGAACTGGAATAGGGCATTAGCCGTAGTGCTCTCCTCTCTTGGAATGTATTCTGCATACCATTCGCCAAACTGAGTTAGTAGTCCCTTCATGACTCTCAGTTACTTGGCCATAGCATCAACTTTGGGTTAAAACTATCCATTTACTTGAGCAACTACAAGTCTTGAGTCCCCATGGACCTTAAGGTTTTTAGCCCTCATGGCTCTAGACAAGCCTAAGCCGATTATCAATGCTTCATACTCTGCTTCGTTGTTCATAGTTAGGATGTCCAATTTCAAAGCATACTCAATTATGATCCCATATGGGCTTTGAAAGACTAGGCCTGCACCATTGGATTTTGTTCTGGACGCTCTGTCAAATTAGAGAATCCAATATTCTTTCAAAATCGTATctttatctttctatttctttcCCCCTTCCGGGGTTACTATCTCTTGTAccccgacttcttggtcgttAATGGTGCATTCGACCATGAAGTTTGCTTAGGCCTGAGCCTTTATGGTTGTTTATgacttgtacttgatgtcaaattctcctaactcaattgTCCACTCAATGAGCCTTTCATTGGCCTTCGGGCTATGAATAATGTTCCTCAAGGGTTGGTCCGTCAAGACTTCGATCTTGTGAGCTTGGAAGTATGGTCTGAACTTCCTCGAGGCTGTGATGAGGGCAAGTGAAAATTTCTCTGTGGTggaataattcaactctgctccGTGAAGCACCTTACTTATATAGTATACAGGCTTCTGGAGTTTTTGTTCTTCCTTTATCAGGACTGCATTCATGGCTGGCCAGCAATGGGGCTTCAGTCATGTACTTCTGTAGATGTTCAAAGGCCTCTCGGCTCTCTGCTGTCCATTCaaaattcttcaccttcttaagggttttgaaaaagggAAAGCATTTGTCTCTAGACTTGGATATGAACCTCCCTAGAGCTGCGATTCTTCATGtcagcttctgaacatccttgatggagtgtggtggctccatgtccaagATGGCTTTGAtcttatcggggttggcctcaatttCTCTCTTTGAGGCCATATGACCCAAAATATTTCTAGACCCCACACCAAAAGCACACTTGGTGGGGTTTAACATCATCCTGTGGTGCCTCAGCACTTCGAATGCCTCTCTGAGGTGACTAATATGATTGGCTTTCCTtaggcttttgactaacatgtcatcaacatagaccttCATGGTCTTCCCAATTAGATGGGAAAATATCTTATTTATCAACCTTTGGTAAGTAGCTCGTGAATTCTTAAttccaaaagccataacaagataacaaaagaCACCAAAGTCAGTTATAAAAGATACCTAGGGGGTGTCATCCTTGTGCATTTTAATCTGATTGTAACCGCTGAAGCCATCCATAAAATTTACCATCTTGTGTCCTGTGGTGGCATTGATCAGGGTAACAATCCTTGGTAGGGGTAGCAGTCCTTAGGACAAGCATCGTTCAAGTCAGTGAAGTTGATGCACATCATCCACTTCCCATTGGCCTTTTCTACCATTACGGGTTTGGCCAACCATTTAGGGAATTGCACTTTCTCAATGAATCCATCTTCTATGAGCTTCTCGACCTCCTGCTTAATGGCTTCCAACCTGTACTCTTCCCTTAGTGGCTTCAGCCATTTGAACTCCTTTTCAATCTCAATTTCCATaaggatttggctccttggagcgtTCAACCTTGCATATTCAATGAACCTTAGTTGctgattcttcttagaagaggaTTAGAGCCTTTTCTAATTcgaggatacttgtccttggtATCATACTCCTGATCCATCTTCCGCTTCTTAATTCTATCGGGCTCATTAAAGAACTCGTCTCTAGTTCATTGTTGTAGGGCTATAATAGCTACCTTGTCGTCAAGATCAGGTACCTTCAAAGCCTCCTTATTGAATCGGTTCAGGTAGTCTCCTAGAgactcctttgctccttggaCTATGCAAATGAGAGAAGCTAAACTCTTCTCATGTACTCTGCCACTGATAAAATGCATGATGAAAGCTTGGCTCAAGTCTTTGAATATTCGATAGATTTTGGGGGGCAGACGACTGTACCACCTTAgagccatacccgatagggtttCAGGAAAGGCCCGATACTTGATAGCATCGTTCACAGGATATAACAATAGGGCATTAGAGAACGTCCTGGCATGATTAGCAGGGTCGCCAGTACCATTttatgctttgatggtgggcatcttgaacttccttgagatatgggcattcattatctcttcagtgaatggtgggtttggatcatcaggatctcttAGGGGCATTaaatcacttggatcagcccttggggtAACAACCCTTCTTGGTGTTGGACCACTCAGGTCTATGATTGGGGGATAATTTTTAGCCTCGCAACCAGTGAAAGTCTTGGGGTTAGGTGCGCCTCTAGGTTGCGCTTCAGCttttggatctcagcttcataAGCCCTGATCCTCTCGTGGACATCTTGGGGAATCGTTCCTTGAGTGCTCATAGGCCACTGGTTAGTACTAGGCATCGACTCTTTACTAGCATGCCTCATCCTTGGAGCAACCTCGTCGTCCGATGTTTCAGAGTCTCTATCAGAATACGGTCCAGAGAATTCTCGGTCCTCTAGGATGGGAGCCATGCCACGTATGTATTTTGGGGTCCACCTTTGTGCTTCACTCCGATTAGAgtatccacttcctccaaccttggGGTATAGAGGCATTccgtaaggggggttagtggtcatgATCGTTGAGCacttgttgtgcaagacatgcctgtacaataacaagactaagtaaAATTGACAAccttaagtaagttgtattgtaatctaagtttgcattttgtattgtaccacttaagtctgtaaaaatgtttaagGGCAGACTGGAGTCCTTTTCTGTAAACAATATCgagcctaagaattctatctggaagaagatcaagaagatcatgccttagaagaattataaagaagcttggagttgaataaatctatttttggaaaaatattctaagtcaagctctctacaagtcacatattaagtgttatagagaagtcattcgagaactccagaatgacttatcgacaagtcaagaaaagctattggagaactcagagatatcgacaagccaatttgaagacattaagaatggagataccgacaagtcatttcttcactagagaactctgagttatcgataagccaagttgtcactagagaactcagagttatcgataaggcaatttgtcactagagaactcagagttatcgataagtcaacttgttattagagaactcagagttatcgataagccaaagtgaagacatgaagatgagagatctcgacaagccaaattctcttatagagaactcaaagacttcaataagtcaaaacaactgtagagtgattagaaatctcgataagccaatatacttatcgagatgtcaagctctctatataccaaactggagatctcaaggtaaaactcaaagtacaaagtgcagaccagttcaatatccaagattatcaatcaacaaacaatctaatcaattggattgacaagtctacaaaagcaccttgaagagtacaagataaaaggccaagattaactggaaaatTAAAGTCATAAGCGTGCAAGATTaacaaagatacactaagccagaaatagaaagatttgattgtcgaaaaatagggtttagtacatgttaatgcatgctgtgtaataactagtgtttactgttctataaagtaaacaccggaTGCTTTGTTAGTAGGAACAATTcagataagaaaaatcttgtattctctcaagaaagaagctaagctctttatcaacgaagagcctaaaaattttgtagcaaaatattctaaattttaatataaaattaagtgagttttaaaatttTGTGTTCACTTTTTGATCTGTCTAAATTCATTACTAACACATTTAACTAgaagattttaatttactttgttcatcaccataaaaacttcaagaaaagcagaaaaacataaaaacacattcacccccccctgtgtgtgattcattatctaataagtggtatcagagaaaaatctgaaagtaaacagattcaagatcttggaagaatgaatacacagaaaatcaatagcatcaaaatccctacttttgataagactaactacactctatggaagaagaaaatgttgttgtttatcaggatggagatatggtcattccagctcattatgctcctaaagatccttcagaatacactgagcctgagaaagaaaaagtctccctagatagtggcttgaAGTTAAtcttgattgagtcacttgataatgtaatatACAATAACATTGCCAATTATGCACttctaaacagatctgggagaagattgaaatactttgtgaaggaacagaggaagttaggtcaaatcaaagaaggatactgatctcacaatatgagggtttcatggctaagccagaggaaagtatcactgatgtatttaaaaggtttaacaagctgattaatgacttgcagctgcatgataaatattatgaagttgaagaagtgaacttgaaattttttctcacactccctgaccatttgtaacagaaaatttcagcaatcagagaagggagagacttgagtagaataactctacaagttctatatggaatcttaaaaacatataaattagaaatgattcaaaggaagtCATTAAGGGCGGGTCAAgagcatgttgtagatggctcaagtgctctaattgtcaatgaaagccagacctctaatgatcAGCCAAGTTCCCAgattccagttgcctcaacaagtgagcaaataaacaatgattcacaggaacaaatcatactggaattggaagaagataagttctacaccctggatgaacttgatgagctagatcagtcaatggcctatctggaaagaaagttctctaacattagagtaaagaagccatgattcttcaagggtaaaggacaatcattcaacaaagatagcagctgggaaagaaaagggaagtacacatctgatagcaaaaatggttacaaaactggatctgttgacagatcaaaaataagATGTTATAACtaccattttgctacagaatgcaggacacccaagaaagcaaagaaagataaagcttatcttgaagttgaagcaaagtatgaagctcttctaaagaaacCGCAAAGCAAAACatatattgcagagggaaagtgttgggatgattctgataatgatgaagatgaggaagttgaaaattatgcacttatggccttggagcaaggagagtcatcctcatctaaaacacaggtaccaactcttaccaccattgatttaaatgtgagtcaatataaggaaactgttgaaatgATGAGCataaaaatgtttcacattcatacaagtatggttgctgctaatgaagaggttagcagattgacaaagataaatgagaaacttgaaaatgagaaacaagaaactgagttgttgttggtagagcttgaagctgtaaaacaagaaaatgcatatctaaagaacaagctcaagtgtgcaaatgagattgaagctatgttaagggagaagctagaaaagaataaagtcaagttgaaatctttcagaaatgcatctgagttggttggacaataccatgagaagaacaagccatgtgcaaatattgctattggtcttgattatgatgccttgaacaataagaagaaagctgtaggtgaaaaagggaaagtaaatgaaaatgaagatgttccaacTATGGtgaaaaaggttggttcaccaatgttcaaagcatgtgaagtagatttcagtgaagaagagttgatcataaaataagaaattgctgatgaagataatgagaagaaaaatgcagaaacaactcaaacttccaaagctgaaaagaagctcATGAATAACCAATATTCCAAGATACATGTCAAGGAaataaaaactgaagatgcaagaaagaagaagaagaagaatagaaatgggaagatcgggataaacaaaagcaacaattttgcttatattgcagatgctccaagaaagaaatgtgaaaagtgtggctctgtgaatcacctaactcactttgtaaaaaggttgttagcaagccagttgaaggagcctgtaagtataatgaagccaaaacaaatgatccctattcattttgttATAATTTTGACTGCATCCTTGTACCTTcaaagtaatgaaaagttgccacaagctgagagtagatctcaaaaaAGTCAGTATTGGATCTACAGCTACAAGGGATAATGCACAAACATCTATGAATGCTATTTTTCTGAGacttctaactctacttctgctaagtcagttaataagaagaaagtacccaatactgcttgggtttctaaacacacttaaaactcattgtgtgcagggcaaaatgaagaagatcgtatggatcatagacagtggatgttccaggcatatgacaggagataaggccctgctatcacaatttgaggagaagtctggccctttggtgacctttcgagacaacatcaaaggattcgcagtgggatatggcaagattgtttctggaaatattgtcattgatgatgtagtattggtagctggtcttgaagtaaatcttctcagtgtcagccagtttgaagacaaaggttttaaagttctatttgacaaagaataatgtattttcatcagcaagaaaatgaacgaaattgctctgaaagaagcaaggaaaggaatcttgtttgttgcagacttgaacacaacaaatgaggatggaatttattgcttctacaccaaggcatccatagatcaaagcaagttatggcataagaaactctcacatctaaactataaggcaatcaacactctagtcaagaaagagctggtgagagacatgccaaaattagagtttgctcaaattgaagtctgtgaaggatgtcaaaaagaaaaaatgaaaagagcaagtcacaagtcaaaaaatgtgaattccataagtgcaccattgcaacttattcacatggacttgtttgggccagtgaATGTGTTATCAATTTCAAAGAACAAATATGCgcttgtgatggtggatgactactcaagatgaacatgggtagaatttatgcattctaaagatgagactccacacatcataactgagcacataaagaagatagaaaaataggctaaagatcaaaattgtgtgaagatattgagaagtgataatggaacagaattcagaaatgcaacataaagtgaattctgcaaaaataaaggcatttttcaagagttctctgctgctagaacacctcaacaaaatggggtagttgagagaaagaacaaaaTATTAGTAAAAGATGCAAGGACAATGCTGCCAGATGCCAatctgccaactagtttttgggaagaagctgtaaatattgcatgctacactcaaaacagatatctcattaacaagaatcatggcaaatcaccttactcaatcatgtctaagagaaagcctactgtaaagcatcttcatatgtttggaagcaagtgttaaatcttaaaagacaactctagatatgtgggaaaatttgacacaaaggtttttgaagcaatttttctgggatattcattggagagaactaccTACAAGGTCAAtataattgatcaaaagaaaatcatggagagcacatatatgacttttgatgatgacaagtgtctaggcttggaatgccttgatgataatgaagttgaagcccttgcatttaaaaatatcaacattacagatgatgaatgaagagacaactgaacaggaaaatcataaaaatagaagctcatctcatacacctgaatttgatagcacaaactcacaccagaaaatgggataggagtcacaatcaaaatgcaataattggtgatcccaatgctggtgtaaggactagaagtgcaacttgtaatgagtgcctacatgcatgctatctgtctcaagtagaggctaagaaaa carries:
- the LOC141690899 gene encoding uncharacterized protein LOC141690899; its protein translation is MITDAKAYMKKCDRFQRHTPIVRQPSERLTSISILIHFAMWGMDILGPFPLASGNRNFIVVAIEYFTKWIEAKALAKITTKKMAQFFWENVICRFGIPRIPVTDNGRKFDNVEFREYYDDNSIELHFTSVAHPHENG